In Carya illinoinensis cultivar Pawnee chromosome 9, C.illinoinensisPawnee_v1, whole genome shotgun sequence, the following are encoded in one genomic region:
- the LOC122276844 gene encoding VQ motif-containing protein 1-like yields MACASRDQAVRVVLIDTQYVETDAMSFKSVVQSLTGKDSCVSWIEKSSFGLENRKPVGVNRAGVDKSAGSDNINNGCGGTGNRSVSMLSKGLSFKDLDVMILQAPPMEELEWMWADQQNFH; encoded by the coding sequence ATGGCGTGTGCTAGTCGTGATCAAGCCGTGAGAGTGGTGCTTATCGATACCCAGTACGTGGAAACGGACGCCATGAGCTTCAAATCCGTAGTTCAGAGCCTTACCGGTAAGGATTCTTGCGTTTCTTGGATAGAGAAGAGCTCCTTCGGCTTAGAAAACAGAAAACCCGTCGGTGTGAACAGAGCTGGGGTCGACAAATCTGCAGGCAGCGATAATATTAATAATGGATGCGGCGGTACTGGAAATCGTAGTGTTTCGATGTTATCGAAGGGCTTGTCGTTCAAGGATTTGGATGTTATGATCTTGCAGGCGCCTCCAATGGAGGAATTGGAATGGATGTGGGCTGATCAGCAGAATTTTCattaa